The Meriones unguiculatus strain TT.TT164.6M chromosome 6, Bangor_MerUng_6.1, whole genome shotgun sequence genomic interval AGGCACCACGGAAGGAGCCCGGGTCACCTGTCCTGATGCGGCACAGCCAGGACATGGCTGCCTGCCTCCCGGTCCTGACCACAAAGCTTAGCCTGTTGAATAAAAGCCTTTGCCATGGAGCCTGATGTtccaagttcaatccctgagatGCATATGGAAGAACTCTCAAAAGTTGTTCTgatatgcaacacacacacatacacacacactaaatagatttaaaaaattttaagtgtgAGTACTTATCAGAAGAATGCTGCAGgggaaactgaaaaaaatctaacAGTCTACATATTTGACGGGTAAGCCACTCAGAAGCCAGCCATGGTATTAGCCGGGACACTTGGGAACAGAGAGGTACCCAGGACCACAAGTAAAAAAGTAACACAATAAATACCAGCTGGAAGTCTACAGTTTGTTAAATAACGTTTTATATGTTCCTGAGTTTTCAAGAATACATTCtttacaacaagaaaaaaaaaacatgaaagatattcaaagatattaaaaaaaaaaccaaacaaacaaaaaaaaaaacaacccaaatactATTTATTGTTGGTCTGCCCTTTGGGtgctttattttttgttataaGTAAGCCTTGcatccacccttccttccttccttcctcttcctttccttcatgTAGCCTTTAAGTAGAATACATGCCATTAGGCTTGctctgagaacaaaaaaatgtcTCCAATCTTGGTGTAAGTAACATCCTCAGGAGAGCTTAAAGTTTTAGCAGGTGATATATAAGACTTCCCTCCCTGGCCAGCAGCTGATCCCAGGACGATCAATGGCTTGTAAGAACTCAAAAGAAGCCATCCCCCAAAAAATtgtataaaaaagatttattgaaaTTTATCAATGACAAACAGACATAAAACTCAAAGTTTGGCTCTTCTCAAGGGTGGGAGAAAAATGAGTTGCAGATGTTCTTCTGTACAAATGAAACAGTGTAGGAAACAGCACGTCACTTCTAAAGCGATCCGGAAGGGGGGTGCTGAAAGCAAACAGCATTCACTAGGAGGAATCTGCGGTCACTTCAGAGTCCCACTAGGTAAGAAAATACAATTTTGCATTCCTTTTCCGTGCTCCTGATGTATgtgagaaggaaaacaaaacagaacaaaaacccaGTGGACATGCAGCGTGCCTCCAGAGCTTAGATTTGTAAAAAGAGTCTAAGCTGGAGTACCCGAGATGAGTCCTCCTGTCATTTCTGCAAAACAAACTGCTCTAATATTTTACAGAACAAGATAGaacatgatatttttttttaaagaagttaaaatatgaaggtttgcttcttttcattaCGATTACCAACCCATTCCTAAGCCTGCCGGTTTTTGGCTCTCAGGATCACAGCGCCGGGAGTAACAAAAGTTCTCTTTGCAAAAGCAAAGCCCACTGCCATCTGTGAAGGGGGAGAAGGGATGAGAGATGGGGAATGTCCCCAAACCAGTGCCAAAATACGCCTTTAGGATGCTATTTACAAACCAGGGTGCTGGGTACCTCTGGCAGAGACCACATGAACCAGAACAAGAGTGATTGAACACAGAGGCTGGGATTCTGTGCCTCTTCAGCTGTGAGTTATCTGGGAGGCCAGCCACAGCCTCCTGACCAACTCTGGGGATGTGAGATATACCAGAAAATGGAGAGGCCGGCCGCCAAGCCATCCTCTCTGAGAGTAGGAACAAATACTTGCTGGGTGTGCGCTAAGCTATTGCATTTACGGGGGCAAAACCAGACACGAGGAAAAAGGAGGGGGGAAAATAAAAAGAGTGGCAgtaaaaatagtattttattcCTCCCCCTCCCGCCCACCCCCCGGCAACCCCCAGTACACTTTTCCCCTCTCATTCCCACAGCAACGctacaatcagaaaaaaataagttttggGGGCAGGAataggaggggggaggggatatGGGTAAAAACAGTCAAATCACGATAGGAATTTTCCCAAACAGGTTAATTCCCCTTAGTCATCCTCTTCACCCTCATCTTCGGGTTCTCGTTTTCGCTTCTGactcctttcttcttctggaaaagaaggaaaaggttcGGTTACCAGGCAGCCATCTTTCATTCAGCCCTGTCCCCACCATGAACCCAGAGCTGTACATCTAGGAAGCAGGGCCATCTAATGAAAAAGGCACAAAAGTGTCGGGACCCTTGGATATACCCCCTTCTATTGTCTGGTCCTCAAAGCAAGGTAATGCTAGAGGCAAAGGGGCTGGGCTGCCTCCGGGAAGGAGCGGGAAGGATGACATACCACCAGCCTCCTCTTCGTCTTCCTCATCTTCCACTTCTCCATCGTTGTAACCTTCTTCATCCTCCTAGAGGCAAAGACAGATAGCAGAGCATTAGAGGTGCTCCTGCTGGATCTGGGAAGGCTCAGTGGCAGTCCATCCCAGCACGTATGTAAAAGCTGGGCCCAGCAGCACGCCTGTGCATCCAGCACCTTGGAGATACAAACAGGTGAAGCCCCGGAGCTCACTGGCAGCCAGTTTAGCCAAATCAATGggctccatgttcagtgagagaccctggcttAAAATATAAGGTAGAGAGAGACAACTGACAGACAACTGACACATGGGgtgtacatacacaaatacatgtgtacatacacacaagtatATACAGtatacccacatacatacatgagttGAAAGAGAGATAAATGTCCCTGCCTAGGAAGATTTTGCATCCTAGCTCAGAACTCACAAAGGCCTGCAGCTCAGGGCAAACACACAGTAGGGCTTCTTACTGTTTTGTATCAAGGCTTCCGACATATGTCCTAAGATATTTCCCACATCAAGTAAGATATTGGCAAAGCATCTTGGGGTGGGTAGTTGTGGCCTGCCCCATGTTAGAAACTCTGGGCAAAGTCCCTAGAAAACGGGCAGCTTGCCAGTGTGCAGGATCTTAGGAGAACAGACTCCCCAGGCAGATGCCCTGTTGTTGAAAGTAGGCCATCCTTTCTTGCATCTGTCCTCAATATGGTTTTAGCTTCAAGGGAAGACCCCAGTTTCAGCAACTACAGAATCAAATGGGCAAGCCTGGCTCTTGGTTCTTTGCCTCTCCCCTCAGCCAAGCCTAGGCATCATGTCGGGGGAGGGACGGGCTCAAGAGCCTTTGAGGACCTCACTTTCAACTTGCTTGGAATTTAGCCAGGCCTGTGACTTCATCCTCCCGACCCAGGGCCCTTGCTCTGGGTATTTCCCAGGGTTCCATGCTGGTAGCCTTTCTGTTCCTGAAGCCCTGGTCTCCAAGGTGCACAGCAGACCACTGTTTCCAAGAACTGTTGAAGTAAATTTGCTTTTGTATCACTGTATAGTTCTCTTCCTGGTTTGTCTgctaagactgtgtgtgtgtttaagcgaTCCTTCACTGGTAACTGGATACGGGCAGATGGTCAATGagattacagaaaaagaaaacaaagttgaCATGTGGGGCTCTTATGACAGGCAGGAATAGGACAGCGGACAGTCCACCAGCCAGCATGTCCCATTACCCTGTCCTCAGGGAAAGAGTCGTTCCCTCCCCCAAGTATCCCTTAAGGGTGGGTCTGTCAGCCtggacccagaagaaagagaaactgcAGTAACAGACTGGAGTCTGGCTTTTCGGCTCACCATCCCGAGCCCTGGGGAAGGGAGTCCAGGAAACCTGCTCAAGCGGTGTGTGGCAGGTGGACTTGTGTACTGTCAAGGCAGGAGGCAGAAACTAGGAGGAACTATGGTGTGTAtgcggtgtgtgtgtgcctgaggtTGAAGTCACCTGTCTGCGCGCTGTCACTGCAAACCCTCCCTGCTATACTAGTCATCAGCAGCAAGAGCAGATTTAGCGTTCTTAACAACTCATGAAAAATGACTCTGCCCTCGAGACCCGGAGCGCTAACTCTAGTACACGTGAAAAGGAGGAAGGTGTGGACACCTAATGACTCATGGCTGCCACACAGCCCTCACGAGACACCTTTCAGTGTGCTACTTTACTCTCAATAACGTAGTGAGAAAGGCCACTTGATCCCTTCTCCACAGATGCCAGGACACCCAGAAAAGCCAAAAATTTTGTTCAAGTATACACAGCTAGCTCAAGGCAGGGCTGGGactggttatttaaaaaaaaggtaggaaagccaggtatggtggtacatgcctttaatcccagtgcctgggaggcagagacaggcagacctctgtgagttcaaggccagcctggtctgcagagtgaattccaggatggccaagggtACAGACAGactgttttaataaaataaaacaaaaacaaaaaagtagggACTGGCAAGAAGGCTTAGTGACGTAAGGGTACttgctgctgccaagcctggcacCTAAGTCTAACTCCTGGAAgccacaaagagaaagaacaaaattgACCCCCAaaagttgttccctgacctccaccTGCAAAGACAGGCCTTCCCTAAAGCATGCAGAGGCCCTGCTTCCAGCATTCCCTTCCCCACTTGGAAACCAACTTCCCCAGAACTACAGCCGATGCCTTTGCAGCCAGCCTGTACTGTCAGAATCTCGGAAAGGGACCCCTTTCCGTTCCCTGTGGGTGGGCAGGGGACAGACAACCAGGGCTCCTGGGTTGTTGTGACTGACAGGACTCAGGTGAGAATGCGCAGGCGCCCTGCCCAGTCTCCTTACCTCCTCCTCTCCACTCAcatcttcttcctccccttcttcttcctcatcctcttcctcctcgtcTTCAACTAGCTGGGCATATTCATCATACTCCTCCTCTATGGGGGATGAGTAGCAAGAAGACAATAGGGATTGAGATGCCTGGTGGGCCAtgtctgccccacccccaccaaagcCCAGAGCCCCACTGCTCTAATGCATTGAAGTGGCATTCACACAGCCAAACACACCAAAAGTGACTCATGTTACAGGCCCTTCTCCAGGTCACATGCCTAGAAGAGCCTATGTGTAGGTAAGGCCACAGAGACCCTGAGGTCTGAGCCAGTAGTTCTGGGGTGGGCCCAGCGAATCACAAAGGATAAGTCAACAAAACTCATCTCTTTTCAGAGAAATGAGTTGTTCAAGGCCACATGTGGCCTGAGTAATGGAGCAACTAGGTAGGGGCCTGGGGGCTAACCTGGGGCCCCACCACAGACCCCTGCCACATACCACACTGGCACCCCAACAGGAGCACATTCACAATTTATCGGGCAAAGGACCTCCACCAAGGCCAACAGAATATATGAACATCTCACAGAAGAGCCCAGgccaacaaagaaaacaaaatcttttctTCATTGACTGGGCCTATTTAGACTCTTAGCTTTGTTTGGGCTATAAAGACACACAGGAAAGCTGCAGGGTGCCAACTGCAAAGAAGCTGcagtggacaaagggaagggGCTGGAGGAGGGGCTCTTagcctcctctttctcccctaggGTTCTAACAATTGCCTACTGTGGCCCTGCATGCTGCGACCACCAGGGGGCACCACAGTCTCTCCAGCAGATGACCTGGTctccaggataaaaaaaaaaaaaagaggtcgtCAGGCACAtcccctcttttggcctcttcccctcccaagtcTGAGGTCACACTATAGGATCTAGATATGGCTCGCCAGCTTGTTCCGGGTGAGCCCGCATCCCAGGGTCTCCACTGTCACCCACCATCTTCATCTTCCTCGTCGTCATCCTCCACGTAGCCctcaacatcagagtcaggggcCTCCTTGTTGTCCCTGTCATAGCCATCGAGGTACATGACCTGGGGCAGGAGCTTGAACACGTTTTCTCGGTAGTCATTCAGGTTGGTCACCTCACAGTTAAACAGGTCTAGGCTCTTGAGATTCTCTAACTTCTTCTGCAAGTGGAGAAAGGCAGTCAATGGTAAGGGTAACTATGGAaagtgggtggggaggggaaccGCCCTAGGAAAGGCAGCAAGGCCAGCCCAAGGACTCCAGTGAGAAGCAAACCAGGCATGTTGTGGCTGTCTGCGTGTGTGTAGAAGCTTGTGTGCTCGCTTGCAGATAATCAGGTCAACGCTGGTTATcttcccttgttttgtttttttttttttttgtttgttttaagatagggtctctcactgaacctggaactcacccttTTGGCTTTTTGGTCAAACCACTGGCCTACCAGCCCCTGGGATCCACATGAGATCAATATCCCAGCACTGAGGTTCTAGGGGTGTGTTGTCATTCCTAGCTTTTACTTGGGCCCTGATGTTTTGATTGCATGTCCTCACATCTGCATAGCAAGTAAAGTACTTCCTGTCTCCCCAACCCAGACCCACACTTGCCCAAACCTCAGCGTACAAAATGGGTTGGACTTGAGGGTTTGAAAAGTTTCACCAGGAGTTAATACTTTATTCAGCTTTTAGCCCGTGACTGGCTTGAAACCAACATGGGGCCTTTTGGTATATGGGCTGAGGGCTTTGTGCACCCCTGTGACAAGAAGTCCAAAggcaatgaaaacaacaacatgaACTACCCAACTCTGGCATCTAATGATCACCAGGCAGGAGCACAGCCCTTGCAAGCATTAAGGCAATTTATCCCCACCTCTGTAAGACAGAGCTAATCATCAGTGCAtctgaggaaggaaaggaaaggcctATACTCTTAGTCTGTTAAATAACTCTCAAAGAGGACAAGAGACAAAGCGAAGGAGGACCCAGTTATGCTTGTAGCAATGAATATGATATGTCCTTTTGTGTCACACTTTTGTGTCACAAGATGTGTCCACACTATCATGTTGAATAGCTGGGAAAATTGGGGCCCAGGAAACTAGCAAGCGAGGTAGCTGGGTCCTATTCCATGAGTCCCTGTTGCCATTCGGACCAGGCCAAACTAGGAAGAGCAGAGCCCTCAGGGGCAGTGTTGATTCCTAACAACTTTTGTTTATAGACTTAGGTGATTGTCAGTGGCCCCAAAGGCAGGGAGGGCACCTGAGCTCCTATGTGAGGGGGCCCGGCAGCCCCCAACCCAAAACAGGTTCCAACCCTGGGAGGACACAGGACATCATATCAACAACCAGGACGGGAAAGCTGCATGAACACATGTGATTTGCATGCAGGGAAGAGTAT includes:
- the Anp32a gene encoding acidic leucine-rich nuclear phosphoprotein 32 family member A isoform X3, which encodes MDMDKRIYLELRNRTPSDVKELVLDNCRSIEGKIKGLTDEFEELEFLSTINVGLTSISNLPKLNKLKKLELSDNRISGDLEVLAEKCPNLKHLNLSGNKIKDLSTIEPLKKLENLKSLDLFNCEVTNLNDYRENVFKLLPQVMYLDGYDRDNKEAPDSDVEGYVEDDDEEDEDEEEYDEYAQLVEDEEEEDEEEEGEEEDVSGEEEEDEEGYNDGEVEDEEDEEEAGEEERSQKRKREPEDEGEEDD
- the Anp32a gene encoding acidic leucine-rich nuclear phosphoprotein 32 family member A isoform X4, with translation MRREVKELVLDNCRSIEGKIKGLTDEFEELEFLSTINVGLTSISNLPKLNKLKKLELSDNRISGDLEVLAEKCPNLKHLNLSGNKIKDLSTIEPLKKLENLKSLDLFNCEVTNLNDYRENVFKLLPQVMYLDGYDRDNKEAPDSDVEGYVEDDDEEDEDEEEYDEYAQLVEDEEEEDEEEEGEEEDVSGEEEEDEEGYNDGEVEDEEDEEEAGEEERSQKRKREPEDEGEEDD
- the Anp32a gene encoding acidic leucine-rich nuclear phosphoprotein 32 family member A isoform X5, whose product is MEKMIEGRRRWAASWIKQQKGGVKELVLDNCRSIEGKIKGLTDEFEELEFLSTINVGLTSISNLPKLNKLKKLELSDNRISGDLEVLAEKCPNLKHLNLSGNKIKDLSTIEPLKKLENLKSLDLFNCEVTNLNDYRENVFKLLPQVMYLDGYDRDNKEAPDSDVEGYVEDDDEEDEDEEEYDEYAQLVEDEEEEDEEEEGEEEDVSGEEEEDEEGYNDGEVEDEEDEEEAGEEERSQKRKREPEDEGEEDD